The Pelodiscus sinensis isolate JC-2024 chromosome 6, ASM4963464v1, whole genome shotgun sequence genome has a segment encoding these proteins:
- the LOC106731787 gene encoding trypsin inhibitor ClTI-1-like, which translates to MNFQVHITVVFFFCFSAFAGEDTRRYEGINRTGQLPRYPVCVHYILKPICVLYYRPVCGSDRRTYRNKCELCSYSREHDKVIKIVKEGPC; encoded by the exons ATGAATTTCCAAGTTCACATCACTGTGGtgttctttttttgcttttctgcttTTGCAG GGGAAGACACAAGAAGATATGAAGGAATAAATAGAACTGGACAATTGCCAAGATAT CCTGTTTGTGTTCATTACATCCTCAAACCAATATGTGTGTTGTATTATCGCCCTGTCTGTGGGAGCGACAGGAGAACCTACCGGAACAAGTGTGAGCTTTGCAGTTACTCCAG GGAACACGACAAGGTTATAAAGATTGTAAAGGAAGGACCATGTTAA